The window GGCGCCTTGTTCCTGGCGACCAACTTCCTGGTCATCAAGGGTGGCGAGCAGGTCGGGCAACACCTCAACCTCCTCTCTGCCTTCTTCCCGGGCTACAGGGTCAGCTTCGCCGGCAGCCTGATCGGGTTCGTCTACGCCTTCGTGTGTGGCTGGGCGCTCGGCCGCGTGGTCGGGGCGGTGTACAACAAGCTGGCCCTGCGATAGCGGTCTCGCCCGACAGGTCTTGGCGGGAGCGCGCCGGCGCTCCTACCAACCCTGGAACCTGAGCAGGACCGAGGGCACCGTCTTCAGCATGACGCTGATGTCCAGCCACAGGCTCTGTTGCTGGATGTAGCGCAGGTCCCAGCTGACCTTGGCCCGGACGTCATCCAGGCAGGCATCGTACTTCTGGTTGATCTGAGCCAGCCCGGTGAGGCCCGGCTTCACGCGGTGGCGAAATCGGTACTCCGGAATGTCCTGACGGAGGCGAGCCACGATGCTCGGCCGCTCCGGTCGCGGCCCAACGATGTTCATGTCACCGCGCAGGATATTCCACAGCTGCGGCACCTCGTCGATCCGGTATTTGCGCAAGTACCGCCCAAGGGTCGTGACCCGCGGGTCGTTCTCTGTCGCCCACACGGCGCCGGACACCTTCTCGGCGTCTACGCGCATCGTGCGCAACTTGTAGATCGTGAAGACCTGGCCGCCGAGGTCTTCCTGGCGTGAGTCGCGCAACGCGAGCGTCCGCCGCCAGCGTCGGTCGAGTCCGACACGTGTCTGCGTGTAGAGGATCGGACCGCGCGAGGTGGCCTTGATCAACAACGAAACGAGGAGGAGGATGGGCAGCGTCAGCACCAGGCCGACCAGCGCAAGCACCACGTTGAGCGCGCGGTTGATGCCCTCGTGACGATCGCGCGGCAAGAACTCCTCCTCGGGCCGGCCTGGGGCCTCCACCGAACGCGGGCGTTCGACCGTGCGATCAACTACGCGTCCCCGGGCGCGAGCGGGCGTATTGACGAGCACCTCACTCATTCGCTCCGCGGCGCTTCCAGTCCATGGCATAGGCAATCGTCCCTCGTCTCCTGTCACACTCACGGATTAATGCGCCGCCCCCCCCGGCCCCCTTGGATGATCCAGAACAACCCGACGACGGAGGTCACCACCGGGATCCAGGTCATCCCCCATCGCCCGTTAGGCGACACCACCGGGACGATGATCTCATCCCCGTCGCGAATCGCCACGTCGCCAACCGTGCGCCCCGTCCGAAGCGCCTCCGAA is drawn from Gemmatimonadota bacterium and contains these coding sequences:
- a CDS encoding sugar transferase, producing the protein MPRDRHEGINRALNVVLALVGLVLTLPILLLVSLLIKATSRGPILYTQTRVGLDRRWRRTLALRDSRQEDLGGQVFTIYKLRTMRVDAEKVSGAVWATENDPRVTTLGRYLRKYRIDEVPQLWNILRGDMNIVGPRPERPSIVARLRQDIPEYRFRHRVKPGLTGLAQINQKYDACLDDVRAKVSWDLRYIQQQSLWLDISVMLKTVPSVLLRFQGW